The Penicillium digitatum chromosome 6, complete sequence genome contains the following window.
TAGTTTATTATTCCAAAAGAGGAATTTGGAAACAAACAAAAGCAATGTAAAGGTAAAGGTGCATTTCCCCCCGGATCTCTTTGACGTGGGGTTCAAGAGCTTTCCGCCTCCTCAGCCGAGGTTCCCCGATGGCAGTTTAAGAGTCACGAGATTCCGGAGGTACCAGGTCACTACATCAATTGCACCTGTTGATGACATTTACTCGGATTTGAGATGAATTGTTCATTCTCTAGCCTATAATGTGAGGTTATCACTTTAATTGCTCTTCAAATTCAGTGCCACTTCCTTTGTCAAATCGTCACATCAAGTCGGGTTTTCTTAGATTCAAAGTCAAGTCCCCAAGTTTACAACGTCAGTATGCCGGTCGCAAAAATTGTGAGAAGGATACTACCCATGAATTGTTTTCACTTAAGTGTGGGCTGGAAAGACATGTTCGCCCAATTCGCTCCTAACGCCCTTCTGCTTGTATCCACCGAAGGGAATAGCGACGGGGAAATCGTGCGAAGAATTATTCTATTGTTGGTCAGCATGTGTCATGAACAATTAGATCTGCGAGAACATACGAAACTATAACAGCTTGTATAGAAGCAGCGGCCTCGCAGTATGGGGCCTTTCTTGTAGTTTCGTACTTTTTATGTGACATCTAGACCAGCTTCTCTAGGGATTCCGCTTGGTGAGTTCCAAAACATCTTCTGTCTCGCGATTAGAGGGCATGAAGACCAAATTTCGTGAATATATGGAGGAGATCATACCCCAACGCTGGTGACATATGAAGGGCGCGAGATGTTTCTTGAGACCGTCAAAAGTGTTCGTAATAAGGTCGCTGAgtaagatgaagatgataaGAGCATTCACATTCCGAGGTGCCGATGAGTTGGATCCCTTCATCAAATACGCCCATGGATTCCAAAATTTGGAATTCCGTCCCTAGAGCATCTGTCCGTGGAAGTCCGTGCCAATTGGAATTGGGATTCGCCGATTTGCATTTCCGGATCGCCCGACTCTTCTAGCACTATCTCTTCCTGATGCCGTAAAATCCTGAGAACGAATAAAGGTCTACAGTCAAGACAACCTGCTTATTGATGTGTTAATTCAAGGCACTGTCGACAGAGACTCAGAGGTGAAGGTTGGTTTCCAAACTGGCCTCGACTCGCGTCAAAAACACGATGAGTGATACAGCGCCTATATCTATTATCCTTGAGGATGACTCTGATCCAAGTCCCAAGAAATGGGCATGCCGGGTTGTCATTGTGCACGCTGACGGCGACAATTCGGCTCCTTTTTTCGGCTGAAAGTCAATGTTAGATTCCAATCCCGAGTATTTGTATTGGTACAGTAGCTGGCAGGATCATTTGGATTTAGATCAGATTTGCAATCAGGTCCGGTGCTTATACCATGGTGCTGATGACAAATTTTGAATGATCTACATCACTTGTTAATTGGTACATTTTCGGATCTAATTCCACCCAGGTAGGTATAGATCACAAAACACCACGAAATCTAACACTAGTGATCCAATTTTCATTCATTGCTTGAGATCGAGGCATAGGATAGGCCTGAAATCGGAGTGGGTAGAGCTGATGCATAATACATACATGATCTACAAAAAGTGAGTCTCTAGGCCGTTTCTTAGACAAGCAGCTATTGTTTTGTCATACATCGCAGTGTACCTGTCACCTCTATTTCTTGAACCGACATTCAATCCAAGTATCCTCCAGGACTATATCGGTGGGTCATACAACGGATGGCTTGACACGACTTTGAATAATTCAATCTTCCGGATTGATTTGCCATAATTAAGAGCACCAAGGTTGATCAATCAGGCTTAGTTTTTATCTGTTCTATAAACTTCTCATTCGAGCTTTTTTGGATCTACCGTCCACGTGGCCGTCGCTAGTCTATTGGTTTAATCGTGCGTTTCATCTTTTGGTGAAAGTTGTGCCGGTTCAGATCACTCCTCGAAATGAGAttgtatgaaaaaaaaagtgagaCATTCCGAGGCTATTCGTCGACCTTTTCTGCTCCATCATGATCACAACCACCGCCGAGAGACGTACCTTGGCCCTCTAGCGTGACCATGCAGTCCCTTTCTCCTACCTCTGATCATCCCCTGTCAGGAATAGCCCATTGGCAGGGCTGTGCTTAGTTACGGCTGTTTATATGCTGCTGGGACTCATCTACCTCGGAAGTGGCGATACATCTACAACTGTTGCATTTGTGGGTCTAATCACGTTGGCTGTGGCATATGCGACTTCCATCGCAGTCAGTGTGTTTGTTCAAGAAAGAATCTCGACCAGATGGGTATGTGCCCCTTACTAGACAACTCACAGACCACCTTCCCAATCCACAACGACAAGAAAGTTCCCGAATTGCGGGGTCATTCATCCAATCAGAGCGTGTCAAATGCAGCCCCATCCACGGCATCCAAGCGGTGATACCCACCATGTAAGACCCTTATCGGCACGCACTATACCCAAATGGGTGGATACTACCCTCAACTTCAACGCAAGACAAAACAATGGGTTCCCGCGAATACCATGTTTCAGTCAGGCTCCCTCCCCTTTCTAAGGCTACTCGTGCCTACTCTTGCGTGGTAAAAAGCGAAATGACCAGTCCGCCGTAGATCCAGTGCTCTTGACACACCTTTACAACCATCTGCGAAATAGGGGCACCTTTGAGAAAAGGCTCCCAGACTTCCAGACTGTCTCTATTCTAATCGCTCAACCCTTCCGGTGACCCTCCCATCATGGCTGGTCCATCCACCCCCGACTGTCCCATGGACGCGCGAAATGCCGAATACACTCGGCCCCCcgaccccccctcccctaccaacctcaacacgcGCGCTGGAAAACGGATGAAAGCACCAAAGGGCCAGCTGCCCCCCGGTCCTCTCCCAAAAGGTGCCAGCGCCATAACCACAACCGTGtccgcctctgctgccatcaccgagcggCTGGACGCAAAGGCCCGAGAGGCCAAACTCCTGAGGGAGGTCTTTGAGACCTTCGCCAAGACGGTTGACACCTTCGTCGCCTCTTGCAAAGACGACAAGCGACCCATCGCACACCAGATTAGCTCCCAGGTGGTGAATTTCATTTCTACAACCTACTTTGCGAGCACCGATGGCAACGACTTCGCCTCGATCAGGGCCCGAAGCGACCCGGAGACAACCTCCAAAAAACCCACAACCTGGGCGGGGATCGCCCAGACCCCGAAAAACCCTGACATCGAATCTCAGGCAAAGGGTACCCACCGGGTAGCCATATCCAGTAAGGCCGCCCCGACGTCGGCCCGGAGTGGGTCAACCCTCACCTCCCAACAAAGAGACGACCCTCGCATCCTGGTAGTCCTAAAGCAGGAAGACCGCCTTGCTCGCAAGGAACCATATGCGATACGAAAACAACTCGAGAGTGCCCTCAAAGGAGTCGCACCTCACACCGACATTCCTAAGATCACCCGCACTGCCACAGGGTGGGCGATCACGCCCGGCCCCCTAGCCCGCCCTAGCCTCATCACTGAACAGGggctcaatgccatcaaggacGCACTAAACGCCCACAGCGTTAAAGTCCCCCAGAAATGGTACAACTATGCGGTCCCCGGAGTACCCCCCTCGATACAAGCCTGGGACGGCACCCTTATCCAGACCGGCTCtgtgattgaagatgaggtcttCGCGCAGACGAAGCTTAAGCCAGTCAGCTGCCGTGCCTCGAGGCATGGAGCCAGCCCCACCAACCACAACATCACCTGGgtgatctctttcctcaGCCCAGTTGCCCCATTCACGCTCTTCAGCTGCAGCAGCGTCGCCAgggccattctaaagaagccgcagatccaacaccataATCCTGGCTGCCAAAGCTACTGTCACGCAGCCCGGTGCAATCGTACCCCCCGCTGCTCGAACTGCGCAGCCCCAACGAACGAGCATAACGGCCCCTCCGGGGCTAATTGCACTAACCCGGTTAGATGCGCCAACTGTCACGGCCCACGACCTTCAGGGCACACTGACTGCCCAGTCCGCCCTTCtcgcactgcgaagggaacaCTTAGCTTCCCCTCCCGAGCTGAGGTTGATAAATTCCGACGATACGGCGACAGATGGTATAGAGATGCCCACTCTACACCTACTCCACCACAAAACGACGACACCTCCCCTACGGCACACACCAGCAAGAGGAAAGTCCCCCGGGTCGGGGAGGACGGTTTCCAAACTGTCACTAGGCCGTCCAGGAAAGCAGCCTTTAAAGGCAACTTCGCGTGGACGTCGCTTAGGGGAAACAACGAGTCCCCACctagctcccaagtctctatCCCGACACAAGAGATGGACGTCGACAACAGCAGCCCCGCCTCGTCTGAATGATAGGACACCCTAATAGACTCAGACGCGCGCGGCGCGTACGACCCTCGGTCCCACGGGAGGTCCTAgttagacttccgcacgacccagtttgggtcgaaggtctcgacccagaacccaacccagtctgggtctgggtcgaaacctcataacccagacccaacccagacccagtgactggggccccagaaaacccagtatagccccagttcgacccagtttctgcataaattatggcataaatatttaaataacatactgtcattttcccctgttatggtttctacatcgaaatgctacactctctaccaacaaggcaaaggaaattttaagaaataacctcgttctccaaagtaatatatctggttcaagattaattacttcttcaaatgctttatttcatatggaaaggtggtatgtgttggctgctggttttctcaggcgtaggattgcattccatttaaaatacaaagtataccccaagttgcagatatatatattcaacacacatcaacgtaatatatattttcatctacagagtaaaataatttttgaattcatttatttctcttcttctgtttaattctagagcttatataactatggatagatatctagtaaacttttatattcaaaactacttactacctcttaatctacttggtatatgcgacttgaagggagggtaggaagaaatattttgagaaggattaatggaactggggtgggaattggggtttgactggggttttactgggtttactgggttcttactgggttaaatgggttatgactgggtcttgactgggtcttgactgggttatctcaggggtatttctttagacccatataattttagtataatagaccaatcaacaagagtaggatgatttactatatttgatatatcaatattcctagacacttctacaactttagtgcatttctacctttgtacgttaaagaatttctccccttacatccatttgtatatattatatgtcattctcatgttatgtctcaaagccaactttccgactttgcatcgtcgctctatggtggtgatcttgacgatctctcatatatttcaactggacaagtcacaccatccgcaagtcaacacacaatcgactcaaacttccgaagaccagatgatcccctcccaatcccccctttattgaaacgcgttggacccgaccgtaggaaagggtttattctatacgatacaatgtcacataacgattttgtggactggtggttagagactgactacgggaggaaaagcaagcttaaatgggattcgaaccgccatacagagatctggaatagctaccatcaggtagctcagggtattgatggcgcaccaaaggttatgtgcaagcgctgtgggaagatcctagagcatccttatacactaagcccgaacagcacaggcaaagcgcagtatcatggcacatcaaccatccagaaacatcggaaaacggctggttgtttacggtcggaaaaggggaagaaagcggagattacaaacttcctacaacgagaggtatattttctatcataaaatcaagtaactatactaatttattattattctagggagaagtttcagcaagcatacccttcttacaagaagattgggaggaggatctcctccaatttcttactctcaaccggctcccattccatctgatcgagcatccatcattcaaacgcatcatcaataaagctcgttccgccccatcccctccagtgatcccatctgccgataccatccgtcgccgattgggcagtctagtcaaagaccggcagcagcgtatccttcgtacgctgccttctggctcaaagatatccattgcgcttgactgctggacatctccattctcgcaggcatttatggctattactggctatttcattgacagtgattgggtatatcgtgaggtactacttgggtttaagccgcttcatggtacacataccggctcttacctgagtagtgttcttatagaaaccctagtggagcacaacattgaagataaagtattcgggttgacaacagataatgcatcaaacaacaagacattagctactgctctccaacaggctttgtcagatgatactattatcacccgaataccatgtcttgcccacgttatccagctcagcctcaatcagcttcttgctcggatcaaggcagttccattaaatgaatcagccgagacaaggtggacagagaagcagtcaaggctagcccaagaaaatgcgaagcaaagtcagatctcctccacactgaacaaagtccgttaccttgcgatttacgtcaatgcaagtccccagcgcagagagaccttttacaatcttcagacaactaatatcaagatcgttccaatccaagatgtaaagacacgatggaattctacgttcctcatgcttcgccgggcaaagaggctacgtgctatcttctctttattctgtacagagtatgattgtgaggagatgctactcagcgagcaagagtggcgtcagatcgactatcttctttgtatcaccgagcccttctttgattatacaacacagctatcaaagactcgagatgtcactgcccactatgtgtttaagatctacaacaaactgtttgatcatcttgagcgatcacaggcacagctacgccgaaagcgtgtcccatggaaaaaacagatgctagaggcccttgaagctggtcggtctaagcttgatgagtattactcccaagctgatgatcttcgagggaatatctatgcaatcagtacaatgcttgcaccggtgaacaaattcaaattcttcctctccagtgattgggatcagaaatggcgagatacctatcgacttgcttttgaacaagcccttgttccatatcaagcacaagttagaataagcagtcgtgatctacaaagctctctaacgatagcccatccaagctcaaggctagaggagatgcttgatggaagggatatacaaccacgagccattactgatgaaatcagtcaatatcttgacagcggtaagtaaatacaaagagtatgtgtgataataatactaatatagatatagatactgtttctgttaggccgcttactttctggaaagagcaccaggctcgctttccggccattgctgcccttgcgcgagatacactctcatttccagcaactggcgcaggagttgaacgcctctttaataccgctcgagatatttgtcactatcgtcgtggtagaatgaagagtgagactgtcgaggcattaatgatgtttctttgtacaacgaaatttgatatggaggagcaggaagcaacacttcttgagaaaattttctcccaggatgagcttgaggcggcaaaagaggagagggaagagaagctcagtgagattgaggttgatccaattagtgatacagaggagcaggaggatgaactggaagataaaccaggggatgcaattgaggttgtaattgaggatagaccagaggatataccggaggagaggcccttacctacaagtgaatatggtcgtccttgctcgccatcattaccaccaacctgtacacagacacgagcatcagggagaaaacgtaaaagcagggaagatgatttatttgaataccattagcttgcttgacaaagaatcctcaattatacgcatctcttttaccctttttacaaataaaattagatataatcaagtaaagcaaatactcaaaattaccgcgaataaatgcataagttatacatttagaatccttagcatgtttgtttagtttgtaacccagtttggggccccagacccagtactgggtcgaaccctccgacccagacccattactgggtcgaagggttcgacccaaaacccaacccagactgggttgggtctgggttgggtctgggttttactgggtcgtgcggaagactagtcctagtcttctgggccaacgtccgaagacagacggcgtgtcacacaaccgccctccaacttgcttacgaatccgcatgcgatgtggtctgcatccaggagccctacgtctctgctccaacaaagaaaacgggacACCCGGCATACGATTGCTACGCCCCGACCGACGAATGGGATAGCTCTGACCCTACCTCCTTCGAATCGGAGAGACCACGAGTTTTTACCTACGTGAGGAAAAACTccggtgtcacggtgcgaaccgtgatgcttagttagaggaagatcacggcacgtgatctccgacctgtttatcttgaacttcagttctagatcctgttgtagctcttcgagctacgtcttgtatattagcctgcccctgcctgtgcctgtgcctgtacctgtcaatgagaatctgatctgttacgacctgtccctgccagtcatctcctatcataccgtcctgccagcccgcaccctgacactacgtagctcccacccctaggagttgactgtctgaaaatgtctgaaccgccccgaaagcccccgaactgaactctggtagacccggtcctgagcagaccgctaccactgaagaaccgcctgctaccgctgaagaaccgcctgctaccaccgaagaaccgcctgctaccactgaagatccgcctgctaccaccgaagaaccgcctgctaccgctgaagaaccgcctgctaccactgaagatccgcctgctaccactgaagatccgcctgctaccactgaagaaccgcctgctaccgctgaagaaccgcctgctaccaccgaagaaccgcctgctaccgctgaagaaccgcctgctaccactgaagatccgcctgctaccaccgaagaaccgcctgctaccgctgaagaaccgcctgctaccactgaagatccgcctgctacctgtaaagtcccgtccgaggaacctgcctgcacgaccaactggtctcgagaaacgagacattgcagccgtatcgctagctgcgtgtgctgcgtatgcaagaaagaaatacagcatgttcgcaattacaaccgcggacatcgagactgcactgaaccccaagaccgacactgaacctgaccccgtgtctgcactgcctgaagagtttagagacttcgccgaagtgttctcacccaaggaagccgagcgcttgccaccccaccgatcatacgaccacaagatggtcttacaagaggacaaacccttaccttttgggcccctctatcccatgtcccgaaatgagctcgaggtcctgaaagactggatcgaagataacctgaggaaagggttcattcggcccagctcctcgcccgctgcctcgcctgttctgttcgtgaagaaacccggcggaggtctccgcttctgcgtggattaccgtgcactgaacgcaatcactgttaaggaccgttacccgttgccgctgaccaaggaaaccctgaataacctgaaagggatgaagttctttacgaagattgatatcatctccgccttcaacaatctgcgaattgcgaagggacaagaatacctgactgccttccgtacgagattaggactgttcgaatcattggtgatgccatttggtttaactggagcccccgcatccttccaacgatttatcaacgacacgttacgagagtacctggactgtttctgtactgcttacctggacgatatcctgatttacagccgcacgcgtgcggaacacatagaacatgtacgaaaagtcctccagcgcctccgagaggcaggcctgttcgcaaaactatcgaaatgcgaattctgtgtgtccgagacgaagttccttggtattatcatcggtgaagatggtatccgtatggaccccgacaagatcgaaacgatcgtgaactggaaaacaccgacctgtctgactgatgtgcaagcctttattggtttcggcaacttctaccgccgctttatcagagacttctcgaaagtcatcgccccgctcgtgagactcacgaagaaagacgtccgtttcgaatggacacctgtctgccagctgagcttcgaagccttgaagaaggcgtttacatctgccccggttctgaaagcgtttgactggtccaaggagatagtcctggaaacagacgcgtctgattttgtctctgccggtgtactgtctcagtacgatgacgctggaatactgcaccctatcgcatttttctcgaaaaaacactccgccgccgagtgtaactatgagatatacgataaagaactgctagccataatccgctgcttcgaagagtggcgtcccgaactggagggcacaccctcgcccgtgaaggtcataactgaccaccgcaatctggaatatttcacgacaacgaaactcctgaaccgccgccaagcccgatggtctgaattcctgtcccggtttaacttcaagatcacgtaccgtcccggaaaacaaggtgcaaagcccgacgccctgaccaggaggtcagaggatatccctaaagagggggatgagcgcttagcgcatcagagccagactgttctgaagaaagaaaacctacagataaacgtcacaacacgacagagaaacggagtcactacaaccactccacctgaactgccagacctgccagaagaaccgcctgctaccgctgaagtcccgcctactatcaccgttccgcccgacattgccgatccgcccatcaccgctgctcctgaaacaagagtccgattcatcgagaacaacctgcccgaaccaccatctacgatcaaggatttactgctggaagcctacaaccaagataaagtagtacaatctatcctggaagcgttagacaagaacgctagccgtcaccctgagattacacttgccgactgcgaacgaagaggcaactacctctactaccggaaccgcttgtacgtccctgacaacgatgaactgaaagctgaaatactgcgcctgtgtcatgacaagcccaccgtgggacaccctggccggtcgaagacctatgaactgctgtcccgagaatactactggcctagagtataccagtacgtgagcgactggaccaagaactgccatacctgccgccgtatcacccccgcccgagaagtccgtcaagggatcctgagacaactgcccgtacctgagagagcctggcaagatatcagcatggacttcatcacgcacctgcccctgagctacggttacgacgccatcctagtcgtggtagaccgtctgaccaagatgaagcacttcatacactgcaagggaacctgcaacgctgaagaagtcgcccgcctgtacaccggtcatgtctggaaactgcacggcctgccgaataccgttgtatctgaccgaggaccccagttcgtggcccaattctggaaacacctgacaaagcgcctgcgaatcaccaacctgctgtcaaccgcttatcacccggaaactgatggccagactgaacgcgcgaacgccgtactggaacaatacctccgagcgtatgtgtcctacttacaggacgactggtctgaatggctcccgctggccgaattcactgcaaactctcattactccgagagcacccgagtttctccgttctacgcgaactatgggttccacccccgcatcgggttcgaaccatcccagcctgccagtcaccctgcgacccgagacgcggaaaagttcgctacacgaatgcaagaactgactgagtacatccgcgccgagatactgtccgcacaagcccgatacgaagaacaaacgaaccgtcaccgcgcccctgcccgccgataccgtcctggacaactggtctggctgaacgccaggaatatccgaaccctccgcccgcagaagaaactggactggaagaacctaggcccctttaaggtcctagaagctataagtgcacacgcttacaagctcgaactgcctgctagtatgaagatccaccctgtgtttaacgtcagcctgctacagcctgccgccacgaacccggtaaatggacaagttactgaacccgcaccgcctgtcgaagtcgaaggactggaagaatgggaagttgaagacatcctagattcccgctgggaacgacgaggccgaggaggcccgcgtctgaagtacaccgtcaaatggattggttacgacgaacccactgaagagcctgctgaatacctggaccacgcccgcgagatcgtacggaacttccaccgaagatacccgcacaagcctcgcctcgacggagctcggctctaagggagggggtactgtcacggtgcgaaccgtgatgcttagttagaggaagatcacggcacgtgatctccgacctgtttatcttgaacttcagttctagatcctgttgtagctcttcgagctacgtcttgtatattagcctgcccctgcctgtgcctgtgcctgtacctgtcaatgagaatctgatctgttacgacctgtccctgccagtcatctcctatcataccgtcctgccagcccgcaccctgacatccggcctcaatgcccaacaacaccggtctagccaagaccgagacctcctctgggtcaatgtcaatggctttctcatactcaatatctaccgccaaccgaccacagacaaagtcattgactATGTAACCAACCTTGCCCCCCCACAGAACTCCCTAATCGGAGGGGATTTCAACGCTAGGAACGAAGCCTTCGAACCCGGCGTCGCTAACGCTAACCGCGGAGGCGAAATTGCACAGTGGTCAAGcgacagcggccttgatttcatcggagaaccaggagtgcccactcaccaggcgggacacgtcctcgatctcactttctccaacatACCCTACGCCTCGACAGTCGTCAGGGAAGACCTTGCCACCGGGTCTGACCATGAGTCCCTCGTCACTCGCATCCCGGGTCGCGGCAGGGTCCCCCTCGAACAATACAACTATAGAGTTCCCGAGTCTAAGCTACCAAAACTGTCTTCCCTCATCGGGACTGGGATCCGCTCCCTACCGGACCCAAGCAGCATCGAGACCCATGATCAACTAGACCAGTTCGCGGCGACTCTCACAGCACTTTTCCAGGACGCTATAAAGACAGCCGGGTCCCTGAACCGCACTCATACCTTCACCACCCCGTGGTGGACCTCCGAATGCCAAGCCAAGCGCCAACAGTGGCTAGGCGTAAGACACACGGATCCAGATAAGGCTGACACCGCTAAaagagcttttctctcctgtgTACGCTCCTCGAAAAGGGCCTACTGGAGGGACCGCATTGACAATATCAAAACGGACTCTGACCTAtacaatatcatcagctggcaTAAATTGGGCACCGACCTTAAGGCCCCTCCCCTTCTCGTCGATGGCCTCCCTGTGGAGGACACCATGGAAAAGGCGGAGGCCCTACGCCGCGCAGTCCTTGGCC
Protein-coding sequences here:
- a CDS encoding putative zonadhesin isoform X2, which produces MEEQEATLLEKIFSQDELEAAKEEREEKLSEIEVDPISDTEEQEDELEDKPGDAIEVVIEDRPEDIPEERPLPTSEYGRPCSPSLPPTFCNPVWGPRPSTGSNPPTQTHYWVEGFDPKPNPDWVGSGLGLGFTGSCGRLVLVFWANVRRQTACHTTALQLAYESACDVVCIQEPYVSAPTKKTGHPAYDCYAPTDEWDSSDPTSFESERPRVFTYVRKNSGVTVRTVMLTPELNSGRPGPEQTATTEEPPATAEEPPATTEEPPATTEDPPATTEEPPATAEEPPATTEDPPATTEDPPATTEEPPATAEEPPATTEEPPATAEEPPATTEDPPATTEEPPATAEEPPATTEDPPATCKVPSEEPACTTNWSRETRHCSRIASCVCCVCKKEIQHVRNYNRGHRDCTEPQDRH
- a CDS encoding putative RNA-directed DNA polymerase from transposon X-element, with the translated sequence MAGPSTPDCPMDARNAEYTRPPDPPSPTNLNTRAGKRMKAPKGQLPPGPLPKGASAITTTVSASAAITERLDAKAREAKLLREVFETFAKTVDTFVASCKDDKRPIAHQISSQVVNFISTTYFASTDGNDFASIRARSDPETTSKKPTTWAGIAQTPKNPDIESQAKGTHRVAISSKAAPTSARSGSTLTSQQRDDPRILVVLKQEDRLARKEPYAIRKQLESALKGVAPHTDIPKITRTATGWAITPGPLARPSLITEQGLNAIKDALNAHSVKVPQKWYNYAVPGVPPSIQAWDGTLIQTGSVIEDEVFAQTKLKPVSCRASRHGASPTNHNITWVISFLSPVAPFTLFSCSSVARAILKKPQIQHHNPGCQSYCHAARCNRTPRCSNCAAPTNEHNGPSGANCTNPVRCANCHGPRPSGHTDCPVRPSRTAKGTLSFPSRAEVDKFRRYGDRWYRDAHSTPTPPQNDDTSPTAHTSKRKVPRVGEDGFQTVTRPSRKAAFKGNFAWTSLRGNNESPPSSQVSIPTQEMDVDNSSPASSE